A portion of the Homalodisca vitripennis isolate AUS2020 chromosome 2, UT_GWSS_2.1, whole genome shotgun sequence genome contains these proteins:
- the LOC124355725 gene encoding keratin-associated protein 5-4-like, whose protein sequence is MSRSVSRLCPLFGWSHSSNMSRSVSVGCVPCLAGVTVATCHGVSAGCVPCKPGITVATRHGVSVGCVPCLAGVTVATCHGVSAGCVPCKPGITVATRHGVSVGCVPCLAGVTVATCHGVSAGCVPCKPGVTVATCHGVSAGCVPCKPGITVATRHGVSAGCVPCKPGITVATRHGVSVGCVPCLAGVTVATCHGVSAGCVPCKPGVTVATCHGVSAGCVPCKPGITVATRHGVSVGCVPCLAGVTVATCHGVSAGCVPCLAGVTVATCHGVSVGCVPCLAGVTVATCHGVSAGCVPCKPGITVATRHGVSVGCVPCLAGVTVATCHGVSAGCVPC, encoded by the coding sequence ATGTCACGGAGTGTCAGCAGGTTGTGTCCCTTGTTTGGCTGGAGTCACAGTAGCAACATGTCACGGAGTGTGTCAGTAGGTTGTGTCCCTTGTTTGGCTGGAGTCACAGTAGCAACATGTCACGGAGTGTCAGCAGGTTGTGTCCCTTGTAAGCCTGGAATCACAGTAGCAACACGTCACGGAGTGTCAGTAGGTTGTGTCCCTTGTTTGGCTGGAGTCACAGTAGCAACATGTCACGGAGTGTCAGCAGGTTGTGTCCCTTGTAAGCCTGGAATCACAGTAGCAACACGTCACGGAGTGTCAGTAGGTTGTGTCCCTTGTTTGGCTGGAGTCACAGTAGCAACATGTCACGGAGTGTCAGCAGGTTGTGTCCCTTGTAAGCCTGGAGTCACAGTAGCAACATGTCACGGAGTGTCAGCAGGTTGTGTCCCTTGTAAGCCTGGAATCACAGTAGCAACACGTCACGGAGTGTCAGCAGGTTGTGTCCCTTGTAAGCCTGGAATCACAGTAGCAACACGTCACGGAGTGTCAGTAGGTTGTGTCCCTTGTTTGGCTGGAGTCACAGTAGCAACATGTCACGGAGTGTCAGCAGGTTGTGTCCCTTGTAAGCCTGGAGTCACAGTAGCAACATGTCACGGAGTGTCAGCAGGTTGTGTCCCTTGTAAGCCTGGAATCACAGTAGCAACACGTCACGGAGTGTCAGTAGGTTGTGTCCCTTGTTTGGCTGGAGTCACAGTAGCAACATGTCACGGAGTGTCAGCAGGTTGTGTCCCTTGTTTGGCTGGAGTCACAGTAGCAACATGTCACGGAGTGTCAGTAGGTTGTGTCCCTTGTTTGGCTGGAGTCACAGTAGCAACATGTCACGGAGTGTCAGCAGGTTGTGTCCCTTGTAAGCCTGGAATCACAGTAGCAACACGTCACGGAGTGTCAGTAGGTTGTGTCCCTTGTTTGGCTGGAGTCACAGTAGCAACATGTCACGGAGTGTCAGCAGGTTGTGTCCCTTGTTAG